A genomic window from Gossypium hirsutum isolate 1008001.06 chromosome D10, Gossypium_hirsutum_v2.1, whole genome shotgun sequence includes:
- the LOC107913935 gene encoding coatomer subunit beta'-2 isoform X2 — MPLRLEIKRKLAQRSERVKSVDLHPTEPWILASLYSGTVCIWNYQSQTMAKSFEVTELPVRSAKFVARKQWVVAGADDMVIRVYNYNTMDKVKVFEAHTDYIRCVAVHPTLPYVLSSSDDMLIKLWDWDKGWVCTQIFEGHSHYVMQVTFNPKDTNTFASASLDRTIKIWNLGSPDPNFTLDAHQKGVNCVDYFTGGDKPYLITGSDDHTAKVWDYQTKSCVQTLEGHTHNVSAVCFHPDLPIIITGSEDGTVRIWHATTYRLENTLNYGLERVWAIGYMKGSRRIVIGYDEGTIMVKIGREVPVASMDNSGKIIWAKQNEIQTVNIKSVGADFEGTDGERLPLAVKELGTCDLYPQSLKHNPNGRFVVVCGDGEYIIYTALAWRNRSFGSALECVWSADGEYAVRESTSKIKIFSKSFQEKRSVRPTFSAERIFGGTLLAMCSNDFICFYDWTECRLIRRIDVTVKNLYWADSGDLVAIASETSFYILKYNRDVVQSYLDSGRPVDEEGVEDAFELLHETNERVRTGIWVGDCFIYNNSSWRLNYCVGGEVTTMFHLDRPMYLLGYLASQSRVYLIDKEFNVMGYTLLLSLIEYKTLVMRGDLEMANEILPSIPKEHHNSVAHFLESRGMVEDALVVATDPDYRFELAIQLGKLEIAKEIAAEVQSESKWKQLGKLALSTGKLAMAEECMKHAMDLSGLLLLYSSLGDAEGISRLASLSKEQGKNNVAFLCLFMLGKLEDCLQLLVESNRIPEAALMARSYLPSKVSEIVTIWRKDLYKVNPKAAESLADPGEYPNLFEDWELSLSVESKLAETRDVYPPASGYLNHADRSQMTLVEAFRNMQVEDEEPLENGDLYHESAEPNGCNQISEQNGEEGSQEEAVVVDADSNDGAVLVNGNEPEEEWVLTPDH, encoded by the exons ATG CCTCTCAGACTCGAAATTAAG AGAAAACTTGCTCAAAGATCAGAGAGAGTAAAATCCGTAGATCTCCATCCAACAGAACCATG GATTCTAGCAAGTTTGTATTCTGGAACTGTGTGCATCTGGAACTACCAGTCACAG ACCATGGCTAAGTCATTTGAAGTCACTGAGTTGCCAG TTAGGTCAGCCAAGTTCGTTGCACGCAAACAATGGGTTGTTGCTGGAGCTGATGACATGGTTATTCGAGTATACAATTACAACACAATGGATAAGGTCAAAGTATTTGAGGCACATACCGATTACATTAGATGTGTCGCTGTCCATCCTACTCTTCCTTATGTGTTGTCTTCATCTGATGATATGCTCATTAAGCTTTGGGATTGGGATAAGGGTTGGGTGTGTACTCAGATATTTGAGGGACATTCCCATTATGTCATGCAAGTGACCTTTAATCCCAAGGACACTAATACTTTTGCTAGTGCATCTCTTGACCGTACTATAAAG ATTTGGAACCTTGGCTCTCCCGACCCAAATTTTACTCTGGATGCCCATCAGAAAGGTGTAAATTGTGTTGATTACTTTACAGGAGGTGATAAGCCCTATCTGATCACCGGTTCTGATGACCACACTGCTAAG GTATGGGACTACCAGACAAAGAGTTGTGTTCAGACATTGGAAGGCCACACGCACAATGTTTCTGCTGTTTGTTTCCATCCTGACCTTCCCATTATTATCACTGGTTCTGAGGATGGGACAGTTCGTATCTGGCATGCTACCACTTATAG GCTAGAAAATACATTGAATTATGGTCTTGAGAGAGTTTGGGCAATCGGATATATGAAAGGTTCACGGAG GATTGTGATTGGGTATGACGAAGGAACTATTATGGTGAAAATTGGCCGTGAAGTACCTGTAGCAAGTATGGACAACAGTGGGAAAATCATATGGGCTAAGCAAAATGAAATTCAAACTGTGAATATTAAGAGTGTAGGAGCAGATTTTGAG GGTACTGATGGAGAAAGATTGCCCTTAGCTGTTAAGGAATTGGGGACCTGTGATCTGTACCCTCAA AGCTTAAAGCATAACCCAAATGGGAGGTTTGTTGTTGTATGTGGAGATGGTGAGTACATTATATATACAGCTTTGGCTTGGAGAAATAGGTCATTTGGTTCTGCGTTAGAATGTGTTTGGTCAGCTGATGGTGAGTATGCTGTTAGAGAAAGCACATCAAAGATTAAGATTTTCAGCAAAAGTTTCCAG GAAAAGAGGAGTGTCCGGCCAACCTTCTCTGCTGAGCGTATTTTTGGGGGCACTCTACTGGCAATGTGCTCCaatgattttatttgtttttacgaTTGGACTGAATGCAGGTTGATTCGTCGAATTGATGTTACTGTGAAA AATCTCTACTGGGCTGATAGTGGTGACTTGGTGGCAATCGCTAGTGAGACATCTTTTTATATCCTGAAGTACAAT CGAGATGTAGTTCAATCTTACTTAGATAGTGGAAGACCGGTTGATGAAGAAGGAGTTGAGGATGCATTTGAACTACTTCATGAAACCAATGAACGTGTCAGGACCGGCATTTGGGTTGGGGACTGTTTCATTTACAACAACTCTTCTTGGAGGCTTAATTACTGTGTCGGTGGAGAG GTAACGACAATGTTTCATTTGGATCGTCCAATGTACTTGTTGGGATATCTTGCTAGCCAAAGTCGGGTATATCTGATAGACAAAGAGTTCAA TGTTATGGGATACACATTACTTCTCAGCCTGATTGAGTACAAGACTCTTGTGATGCGTGGAGACTTGGAAATGGCCAATGAAATTTTACCTTCTATTCCCAAAGAGCACCATAATAG TGTGGCTCATTTCCTGGAATCACGAGGCATGGTAGAGGATGCACTAGTAGTAGCTACAGACCCTGATTACAGATTTGAGCTTGCCATACAGCTTGGTAAACTAGAGATTGCTAAG GAAATTGCCGCAGAAGTTCAGAGTGAGTCTAAATGGAAACAGTTGGGAAAACTGGCTTTGTCCACTGGAAAG CTAGCAATGGCTGAGGAATGCATGAAGCATGCAATGGACCTGAGTGGCTTATTGCTGCTTTATTCCTCTTTGGGCGATGCCGAAGGAATATCAAGACTGGCATCCCTTTCCAAAGAGCAGGGGAAGAACAATGTTGCTTTCCTTTGTTTATTCATGTTGGGTAAATTGGAGGATTGCCTTCAGCTTTTAGTGGAAAG CAATCGGATACCAGAGGCTGCTCTTATGGCTCGATCTTATCTTCCAAGCAAGGTTTCAGAGATAGTGACAATTTGGAGAAAAGACCTCTACAAG GTTAATCCCAAAGCTGCTGAATCTTTGGCTGATCCTGGAGAGTATCCTAACTTGTTTGAGGATTGGGAGCTTTCTCTTTCTGTTGAGTCTAAACTGGCAGAAACAAG ggATGTTTATCCTCCTGCATCGGGCTATTTGAACCATGCTGATAGATCACAGATGACACTTGTGGAAGCTTTCAGAAACATGCAAGTAGAGGATGAGGAGCCACTTGAAAATGGTGATCTTTACCATGAG TCTGCAGAACCAAATGGATGTAATCAGATTTCAGAGCAGAATGGAGAAGAGGGTAGCCAAGAGGAGGCTGTTGTTGTGGATGCTGATTCTAATGATGGTGCAGTACTTGTCAATGGTAACGAGCCTGAAGAAGAGTGGG TGCTAACACCAGATCACTAG
- the LOC107913935 gene encoding coatomer subunit beta'-2 isoform X1: MPLRLEIKRKLAQRSERVKSVDLHPTEPWILASLYSGTVCIWNYQSQTMAKSFEVTELPVRSAKFVARKQWVVAGADDMVIRVYNYNTMDKVKVFEAHTDYIRCVAVHPTLPYVLSSSDDMLIKLWDWDKGWVCTQIFEGHSHYVMQVTFNPKDTNTFASASLDRTIKIWNLGSPDPNFTLDAHQKGVNCVDYFTGGDKPYLITGSDDHTAKVWDYQTKSCVQTLEGHTHNVSAVCFHPDLPIIITGSEDGTVRIWHATTYRLENTLNYGLERVWAIGYMKGSRRIVIGYDEGTIMVKIGREVPVASMDNSGKIIWAKQNEIQTVNIKSVGADFEGTDGERLPLAVKELGTCDLYPQSLKHNPNGRFVVVCGDGEYIIYTALAWRNRSFGSALECVWSADGEYAVRESTSKIKIFSKSFQEKRSVRPTFSAERIFGGTLLAMCSNDFICFYDWTECRLIRRIDVTVKNLYWADSGDLVAIASETSFYILKYNRDVVQSYLDSGRPVDEEGVEDAFELLHETNERVRTGIWVGDCFIYNNSSWRLNYCVGGEVTTMFHLDRPMYLLGYLASQSRVYLIDKEFNVMGYTLLLSLIEYKTLVMRGDLEMANEILPSIPKEHHNSVAHFLESRGMVEDALVVATDPDYRFELAIQLGKLEIAKEIAAEVQSESKWKQLGKLALSTGKLAMAEECMKHAMDLSGLLLLYSSLGDAEGISRLASLSKEQGKNNVAFLCLFMLGKLEDCLQLLVESNRIPEAALMARSYLPSKVSEIVTIWRKDLYKVNPKAAESLADPGEYPNLFEDWELSLSVESKLAETRDVYPPASGYLNHADRSQMTLVEAFRNMQVEDEEPLENGDLYHESAEPNGCNQISEQNGEEGSQEEAVVVDADSNDGAVLVNGNEPEEEWGTNNEGSRSA, encoded by the exons ATG CCTCTCAGACTCGAAATTAAG AGAAAACTTGCTCAAAGATCAGAGAGAGTAAAATCCGTAGATCTCCATCCAACAGAACCATG GATTCTAGCAAGTTTGTATTCTGGAACTGTGTGCATCTGGAACTACCAGTCACAG ACCATGGCTAAGTCATTTGAAGTCACTGAGTTGCCAG TTAGGTCAGCCAAGTTCGTTGCACGCAAACAATGGGTTGTTGCTGGAGCTGATGACATGGTTATTCGAGTATACAATTACAACACAATGGATAAGGTCAAAGTATTTGAGGCACATACCGATTACATTAGATGTGTCGCTGTCCATCCTACTCTTCCTTATGTGTTGTCTTCATCTGATGATATGCTCATTAAGCTTTGGGATTGGGATAAGGGTTGGGTGTGTACTCAGATATTTGAGGGACATTCCCATTATGTCATGCAAGTGACCTTTAATCCCAAGGACACTAATACTTTTGCTAGTGCATCTCTTGACCGTACTATAAAG ATTTGGAACCTTGGCTCTCCCGACCCAAATTTTACTCTGGATGCCCATCAGAAAGGTGTAAATTGTGTTGATTACTTTACAGGAGGTGATAAGCCCTATCTGATCACCGGTTCTGATGACCACACTGCTAAG GTATGGGACTACCAGACAAAGAGTTGTGTTCAGACATTGGAAGGCCACACGCACAATGTTTCTGCTGTTTGTTTCCATCCTGACCTTCCCATTATTATCACTGGTTCTGAGGATGGGACAGTTCGTATCTGGCATGCTACCACTTATAG GCTAGAAAATACATTGAATTATGGTCTTGAGAGAGTTTGGGCAATCGGATATATGAAAGGTTCACGGAG GATTGTGATTGGGTATGACGAAGGAACTATTATGGTGAAAATTGGCCGTGAAGTACCTGTAGCAAGTATGGACAACAGTGGGAAAATCATATGGGCTAAGCAAAATGAAATTCAAACTGTGAATATTAAGAGTGTAGGAGCAGATTTTGAG GGTACTGATGGAGAAAGATTGCCCTTAGCTGTTAAGGAATTGGGGACCTGTGATCTGTACCCTCAA AGCTTAAAGCATAACCCAAATGGGAGGTTTGTTGTTGTATGTGGAGATGGTGAGTACATTATATATACAGCTTTGGCTTGGAGAAATAGGTCATTTGGTTCTGCGTTAGAATGTGTTTGGTCAGCTGATGGTGAGTATGCTGTTAGAGAAAGCACATCAAAGATTAAGATTTTCAGCAAAAGTTTCCAG GAAAAGAGGAGTGTCCGGCCAACCTTCTCTGCTGAGCGTATTTTTGGGGGCACTCTACTGGCAATGTGCTCCaatgattttatttgtttttacgaTTGGACTGAATGCAGGTTGATTCGTCGAATTGATGTTACTGTGAAA AATCTCTACTGGGCTGATAGTGGTGACTTGGTGGCAATCGCTAGTGAGACATCTTTTTATATCCTGAAGTACAAT CGAGATGTAGTTCAATCTTACTTAGATAGTGGAAGACCGGTTGATGAAGAAGGAGTTGAGGATGCATTTGAACTACTTCATGAAACCAATGAACGTGTCAGGACCGGCATTTGGGTTGGGGACTGTTTCATTTACAACAACTCTTCTTGGAGGCTTAATTACTGTGTCGGTGGAGAG GTAACGACAATGTTTCATTTGGATCGTCCAATGTACTTGTTGGGATATCTTGCTAGCCAAAGTCGGGTATATCTGATAGACAAAGAGTTCAA TGTTATGGGATACACATTACTTCTCAGCCTGATTGAGTACAAGACTCTTGTGATGCGTGGAGACTTGGAAATGGCCAATGAAATTTTACCTTCTATTCCCAAAGAGCACCATAATAG TGTGGCTCATTTCCTGGAATCACGAGGCATGGTAGAGGATGCACTAGTAGTAGCTACAGACCCTGATTACAGATTTGAGCTTGCCATACAGCTTGGTAAACTAGAGATTGCTAAG GAAATTGCCGCAGAAGTTCAGAGTGAGTCTAAATGGAAACAGTTGGGAAAACTGGCTTTGTCCACTGGAAAG CTAGCAATGGCTGAGGAATGCATGAAGCATGCAATGGACCTGAGTGGCTTATTGCTGCTTTATTCCTCTTTGGGCGATGCCGAAGGAATATCAAGACTGGCATCCCTTTCCAAAGAGCAGGGGAAGAACAATGTTGCTTTCCTTTGTTTATTCATGTTGGGTAAATTGGAGGATTGCCTTCAGCTTTTAGTGGAAAG CAATCGGATACCAGAGGCTGCTCTTATGGCTCGATCTTATCTTCCAAGCAAGGTTTCAGAGATAGTGACAATTTGGAGAAAAGACCTCTACAAG GTTAATCCCAAAGCTGCTGAATCTTTGGCTGATCCTGGAGAGTATCCTAACTTGTTTGAGGATTGGGAGCTTTCTCTTTCTGTTGAGTCTAAACTGGCAGAAACAAG ggATGTTTATCCTCCTGCATCGGGCTATTTGAACCATGCTGATAGATCACAGATGACACTTGTGGAAGCTTTCAGAAACATGCAAGTAGAGGATGAGGAGCCACTTGAAAATGGTGATCTTTACCATGAG TCTGCAGAACCAAATGGATGTAATCAGATTTCAGAGCAGAATGGAGAAGAGGGTAGCCAAGAGGAGGCTGTTGTTGTGGATGCTGATTCTAATGATGGTGCAGTACTTGTCAATGGTAACGAGCCTGAAGAAGAGTGGGGTACGAATAATGAAGGATCCCGGTCAGCCTAA